From the Paramormyrops kingsleyae isolate MSU_618 chromosome 7, PKINGS_0.4, whole genome shotgun sequence genome, one window contains:
- the LOC140592121 gene encoding uncharacterized protein, whose product MSGETLLSSLRRSPRDTGPVSGRDPCRVCGSLLRGSLCRWIFSPSGRSKLQAALSYVLGCEVARDGRCEFLCGKCARMLERVLECRLVIGRLHVAHRAQEQKLQVEKENLIRCIAHLYRKHNECVMPAEGDGAPTKSSSRTSTEAQIASEGSVSEEQPSPARSCDDQLSKVALVSETEAPIGGSSSKPTPLPTQSMSMELELNKSSTSAMYQERSSSIQSLTSECSESRSLPGSSGSAVQKAKGNGPQPAPPDPGARFERGHLQGSPFTQTSIISDVLSLLRSIPRRPLLSQPKSKIPILMRSFPLGPVSGTASARSQTETARNRMAAEWDLLQDLTDAFNDEYTVLKAEVT is encoded by the coding sequence ATGTCTGGGGAGACACTGCTATCGTCCCTTCGGAGATCCCCGCGTGACACTGGGCCCGTAAGCGGGAGGGACCCCTGTCGAGTCTGCGGCAGCCTCCTCCGCGGCAGCCTCTGCCGCTGGATATTCAGCCCCTCGGGAAGGTCGAAGCTGCAGGCGGCGCTGTCCTACGTGCTGGGCTGCGAGGTGGCGCGCGACGGCCGCTGCGAGTTCCTCTGCGGCAAGTGCGCCCGCATGCTGGAGCGTGTGCTCGAGTGCCGCCTGGTCATCGGGCGCCTTCACGTGGCTCACAGGGCCCAGGAGCAGAAGCTGCAGGTGGAGAAGGAGAACCTGATACGGTGCATCGCCCACTTGTACAGGAAACACAATGAGTGCGTGATGCCGGCTGAAGGGGATGGTGCGCCCACCAAGAGCTCATCCAGGACCAGCACTGAAGCTCAAATCGCTTCAGAGGGGTCAGTTTCAGAGGAGCAGCCCTCGCCTGCAAGAAGCTGTGATGACCAGCTATCCAAGGTTGCGCTGGTATCAGAAACTGAGGCTCCAATAGGAGGCTCCAGCTCAAAGCCGACGCCTCTGCCCACCCAAAGCATGTCCATGGAGCTTGAGCTCAACAAAAGCAGCACGTCAGCCATGTATCAAGAGCGCTCCTCCTCCATTCAGTCTTTAACCTCAGAATGTTCCGAGTCCCGCTCCCTTCCTGGATCATCAGGATCTGCAGTGCAGAAGGCCAAGGGGAACGGCCCCCAACCCGCTCCTCCTGATCCCGGGGCCAGATTCGAGAGAGGGCATCTACAGGGAAGCCCTTTTACTCAGACTTCCATTATCTCCGATGTCCTCAGTCTTCTTCGAAGCATCCCGAGAAGGCCCCTCTTATCACAGCCGAAGAGTAAGATACCCATCCTTATGAGATCCTTCCCCTTGGGACCAGTGTCCGGTACTGCTTCAGCTCGGAGCCAGACGGAAACAGCCAGAAACCGGATGGCTGCAGAATGGGATCTTTTACAAGATCTGACAGATGCATTTAACGATGAGTACACAGTGCTTAAAGCTGAGGTAACCTGA